One Legionella hackeliae DNA segment encodes these proteins:
- the ugpE gene encoding sn-glycerol-3-phosphate ABC transporter permease UgpE, with amino-acid sequence MKILKRIASHLLLSGFVLLLFIPLYLALVAASHEGIAMMQSPLPIWPGTSFFHNIKTVLTEGVAATGGQPIWQMLVNSFMMATLIAGGKIILALLSAFALVYFDFPLKSLFFALIFSTMMLPVEIRIVPTFQVVASLGWLNSFAGLSFPLMASATATFLFRQFFKTVPKELVDAAKIDGAGPLRFFRDILLPLSKTQIAALFIILFVYGWNQYLWPLVITTDSSMATIVMGIRYLAGVADQIPQWHFIMAIALIALVPPCLVVLIMQRWFEKGLIH; translated from the coding sequence ATGAAAATTTTAAAACGAATAGCAAGTCATCTTCTATTAAGTGGCTTTGTTTTACTGCTATTTATACCCTTGTATTTAGCATTAGTTGCTGCAAGCCATGAAGGCATTGCGATGATGCAATCTCCGTTACCAATATGGCCGGGTACTTCTTTCTTTCACAATATTAAAACGGTGTTGACTGAGGGAGTGGCGGCAACAGGTGGACAACCTATTTGGCAAATGTTGGTCAATAGTTTTATGATGGCAACGCTTATTGCCGGAGGCAAAATAATCTTGGCTTTATTGTCTGCTTTTGCACTGGTTTATTTTGATTTTCCTCTAAAGAGTCTTTTTTTTGCATTAATTTTTTCAACAATGATGTTACCCGTTGAGATTAGAATCGTTCCCACTTTTCAGGTGGTTGCCTCTCTTGGATGGTTAAATAGTTTCGCAGGTTTAAGTTTTCCATTGATGGCGTCTGCTACAGCCACTTTTTTGTTCCGCCAATTTTTTAAAACAGTTCCGAAAGAACTCGTCGATGCGGCAAAAATTGATGGGGCAGGACCTCTGCGTTTTTTCCGAGACATTCTGTTGCCTTTATCCAAAACGCAAATTGCGGCATTATTTATTATTCTTTTCGTGTATGGATGGAATCAGTATCTTTGGCCACTAGTCATTACTACAGATAGCAGTATGGCAACTATTGTCATGGGAATCCGATATTTAGCAGGTGTGGCTGATCAAATTCCTCAATGGCATTTTATCATGGCAATTGCTTTAATTGCGTTGGTACCACCTTGTTTAGTTGTGCTAATTATGCAACGTTGGTTTGAAAAGGGGTTAATACATTAA
- a CDS encoding cytochrome P450 — protein MSNGNKANPVTITVNRRGFFGNLVETIKQPVIKIVDYAKGTGNLYRLLVNYGAAKDPNAFHKMLDNDYSQIPPTQSKVVIEPILSPSSSQIYDRVVGIANPVILQELRKIPRVETTRPSYYEEHPDVPRISGGRAFSSVLDAIGMGILSAESDVHKLFLQEMTAALTIRLNNKSDSLYAGNDYKTRFINVIREETQELISTIRAAAESKQKEPCHLDFRFYALKIFLRGFYPEATWENDWINKLSQEIEIVSDMAFKGMVNPYTDIEALRKEANKRMDPFIERIMKEKQGYLRANYVNEATPEILRQIIVSLLFAGGDNIKKYLDHIFVEFGNDKIREKYLQKKLAGEELKTYITEIGRLYTTIYAQPGDALDDFVIEYKGEKIYIKAGDKLHYTTWRANRDEQEWGPFANEFNPEENKKYYDQLNPLATFGSGARACFGKTITMSIIEYLMNEVLTICRWKTFVNGQENSHPTEFNFNNGVQGTIGLIFTLFQEPVLRSTENQCDSNVLDQVPNWRTTAANTDGVPSKCGSFKQPVKRCDNPVEEPATKLEL, from the coding sequence ATGTCCAACGGCAACAAGGCTAATCCAGTTACTATTACAGTTAACCGAAGGGGATTTTTCGGTAACTTAGTAGAGACTATAAAACAACCTGTTATAAAAATAGTTGATTATGCAAAAGGAACGGGAAATCTATATCGACTGCTCGTTAACTACGGTGCAGCAAAAGATCCTAATGCTTTTCATAAAATGTTGGATAACGACTACAGCCAAATCCCACCTACCCAATCTAAGGTTGTAATCGAGCCTATTTTGTCGCCATCTAGTTCACAAATTTACGATCGCGTGGTGGGTATTGCAAATCCTGTAATTTTGCAAGAGCTTCGTAAAATACCACGTGTTGAAACAACAAGACCTTCTTATTATGAAGAGCATCCTGATGTACCTAGGATCAGTGGTGGCCGAGCGTTTAGCTCCGTTCTTGATGCAATTGGTATGGGGATTTTAAGTGCTGAAAGTGATGTACATAAACTTTTTCTTCAGGAAATGACTGCAGCATTAACCATTCGCCTAAACAATAAAAGTGACAGTTTATACGCCGGAAATGACTATAAAACACGATTTATTAATGTAATTCGAGAAGAAACGCAGGAATTAATTTCTACGATACGTGCTGCTGCAGAATCAAAGCAAAAGGAGCCCTGTCATCTTGATTTTCGCTTTTATGCACTGAAAATCTTTTTAAGAGGTTTTTACCCTGAGGCAACGTGGGAAAATGACTGGATAAATAAGCTATCTCAAGAAATCGAAATAGTCTCTGACATGGCTTTTAAAGGTATGGTCAATCCTTACACAGATATAGAGGCTTTGCGTAAAGAGGCAAATAAGCGCATGGACCCTTTTATCGAAAGAATTATGAAAGAGAAGCAAGGTTATCTGCGTGCCAATTATGTCAATGAGGCAACCCCTGAGATCTTGAGGCAAATTATTGTATCACTCCTTTTTGCAGGGGGTGACAATATTAAAAAGTATCTGGATCATATTTTTGTTGAATTTGGTAATGACAAGATACGTGAGAAATACCTGCAAAAAAAATTAGCGGGGGAAGAGCTTAAAACCTACATTACAGAAATAGGACGATTATACACAACAATATATGCCCAACCAGGAGATGCATTAGACGATTTCGTAATTGAATATAAAGGTGAAAAAATTTACATCAAGGCTGGCGACAAACTTCACTATACCACGTGGAGAGCTAACCGCGATGAGCAGGAATGGGGACCGTTTGCGAATGAGTTTAATCCCGAGGAAAATAAAAAATATTATGATCAACTTAACCCCTTGGCAACTTTTGGTAGTGGGGCTAGGGCATGTTTTGGCAAAACAATTACAATGTCGATTATTGAGTATTTAATGAATGAAGTTTTGACGATATGCAGATGGAAAACTTTTGTTAATGGCCAAGAAAACTCTCATCCTACAGAGTTTAATTTTAATAATGGTGTGCAAGGAACAATAGGCCTTATTTTTACTCTATTTCAAGAGCCGGTTCTTAGGTCAACTGAAAATCAATGCGATTCGAATGTTTTAGATCAAGTTCCTAATTGGCGTACTACTGCTGCAAATACAGACGGCGTGCCAAGTAAATGTGGATCATTTAAACAGCCAGTAAAACGCTGTGACAATCCTGTTGAAGAGCCTGCGACTAAGCTTGAATTGTAG
- a CDS encoding NAD(P)H-quinone oxidoreductase, which yields MRCIQIDNPGPQSHLVINERPLPLCQRDEILIKVKATAINRADLLQRQGKYSPPQGESDILGLEVAGDVVQIGMDVTRFKVGDRVYGLVGSGGYAEYCCVNQQLAEHIPAHWDYSLAAALPESLMTVHATVFLLGQLKQEQTLLIHAAGSGITSLAIQMAKLQGAKVFSTASSEEKILKAKKIASISLINYKQEDFESVLGERSVDVIVDFIGGTYFPKHLKLLKTEGKLIQIACMQGYQAEANLLLIMQKRLQINGFVLRPQSLAEKANLWKLAQHQWGTALLNQHIMPVIDSEFAFEDIEQAHLRMQNNEHFGKIVIKVC from the coding sequence ATGCGCTGTATTCAAATTGACAACCCTGGACCACAAAGCCATTTAGTGATCAATGAACGCCCTCTTCCTCTCTGTCAAAGAGATGAGATTCTCATCAAAGTAAAAGCAACCGCAATTAATCGTGCAGATTTGTTGCAACGTCAAGGTAAATACTCGCCTCCCCAGGGAGAGTCTGATATTTTAGGATTGGAAGTAGCTGGTGACGTTGTGCAAATAGGTATGGATGTGACACGTTTTAAAGTAGGCGATCGCGTTTATGGGCTTGTTGGGAGTGGTGGTTATGCTGAGTATTGTTGTGTTAATCAACAACTTGCAGAGCACATACCTGCTCATTGGGATTACAGCCTTGCGGCAGCATTACCAGAATCGCTAATGACAGTTCATGCGACTGTTTTCTTATTGGGCCAATTAAAACAAGAACAGACGTTATTGATTCATGCAGCAGGAAGTGGAATAACATCCCTTGCCATTCAAATGGCTAAGTTGCAAGGCGCTAAAGTGTTTAGCACGGCCAGTAGTGAAGAAAAAATTCTTAAAGCAAAAAAAATAGCCTCTATCTCTCTGATTAATTACAAACAAGAGGATTTTGAAAGTGTCCTGGGCGAGCGCTCAGTTGATGTCATCGTTGATTTTATTGGTGGCACCTATTTTCCTAAACATCTGAAACTGTTAAAAACAGAGGGCAAACTTATTCAAATCGCTTGCATGCAGGGATATCAAGCTGAGGCCAATCTCTTGCTTATCATGCAAAAAAGATTACAGATTAATGGCTTTGTTTTACGACCACAATCACTTGCTGAAAAAGCAAATTTGTGGAAATTAGCCCAACATCAATGGGGAACCGCCTTATTGAATCAACATATCATGCCAGTCATTGACTCTGAGTTTGCCTTTGAGGATATTGAACAAGCCCACTTACGAATGCAGAATAATGAACATTTTGGGAAAATTGTAATAAAAGTGTGCTAG
- a CDS encoding ABC transporter ATP-binding protein, translating into MSTVNLIDVTKLFGQQPILDRISLNIEQGEFVAVVGPSGCGKSTLLRLVAGLDMVTSGTILINNQCVNQIPPAKRDMAMVFQTYALYPHMTVFDNMAYGLKMRGVKTKLIQQRVHEVAAMLQLSDYLERKPNALSGGQRQRVAMGRAIVRSPAVFLFDEPLSNLDAKLRTEMRYEIKKLHQQLNTTSLYVTHDQTEAMTMASRVLILNSGKVEQIGTPHALYNQPASLFVASFTGHYPINFLPAKINLTSQKITTELGLEFPLPPLKESIACGTEVVIGIRPEHLRVSDKNKSSVLPVKLEFVDDMGADKLIQAITVCGKAKFSVRVPADIEIIDNQFALELTVNKANLFHQKTGLRLGGWHD; encoded by the coding sequence ATGTCCACAGTCAATTTAATTGATGTAACTAAGCTCTTTGGCCAGCAACCGATTCTCGACAGAATTAGTCTTAACATTGAACAAGGCGAATTCGTTGCTGTGGTTGGTCCTTCAGGGTGCGGGAAGTCAACTCTGTTGCGTCTTGTTGCCGGGTTAGACATGGTAACAAGTGGAACAATTTTAATTAATAATCAGTGTGTTAATCAAATTCCACCAGCAAAACGTGATATGGCTATGGTTTTTCAAACCTATGCCCTTTATCCCCATATGACTGTTTTCGATAACATGGCTTATGGTCTTAAGATGCGGGGAGTAAAAACTAAATTGATTCAGCAGCGTGTGCATGAAGTCGCTGCCATGTTGCAGTTATCGGATTACTTAGAGCGAAAACCTAATGCTTTATCAGGAGGACAGCGGCAGCGCGTTGCAATGGGAAGAGCGATTGTACGTTCGCCTGCAGTGTTTCTATTTGATGAACCCCTTTCAAACCTTGATGCAAAATTACGTACGGAAATGCGTTATGAAATTAAAAAATTGCATCAACAGTTGAATACAACCAGTTTATACGTGACCCATGATCAGACAGAGGCAATGACAATGGCCTCAAGAGTATTGATATTAAATAGTGGTAAAGTAGAGCAAATTGGTACGCCTCATGCTCTTTATAATCAGCCCGCATCGCTCTTTGTTGCCAGTTTTACGGGTCATTATCCCATCAACTTTCTACCTGCAAAAATTAATCTTACCAGTCAAAAAATTACAACGGAGTTAGGTTTGGAATTTCCTTTACCGCCTTTAAAAGAGTCTATCGCTTGCGGTACTGAGGTTGTTATTGGAATTCGTCCAGAGCATTTGCGAGTCTCTGATAAAAATAAATCATCAGTTTTACCTGTCAAACTTGAGTTTGTTGATGACATGGGTGCTGATAAACTAATACAAGCAATTACTGTTTGTGGTAAAGCCAAATTTTCAGTGCGAGTTCCTGCCGATATTGAGATTATTGATAATCAGTTTGCCTTGGAACTTACTGTAAATAAAGCTAATCTATTCCATCAAAAAACTGGATTACGACTTGGAGGGTGGCATGACTGA
- a CDS encoding alpha/beta fold hydrolase codes for MRELIHFAHGNGFPSRCYLQLLQALETQYDYCYIDKIGHNPLFPVTENWHLLVDEVIASVEQQSTTPVIAVGHSLGGVLSLLAAIEKPSLFKAVVMIDSPLLGRFKSSIVRLAKALGIIDRVTPAFRTRGRREHWQSEEQIIEYLKSRDLFKTFAPACLQDYIEHGLRKTKEGYILEFDRHIEYLIYRTIPHTLHEYEGKLTVPATLIYGDKSTVVDRLDIRYMKKHYNISSVKMSGTHMLPMEMPEQIAHQIFTVLNAILKG; via the coding sequence GTGAGGGAGCTAATCCATTTCGCCCATGGAAATGGATTTCCTTCACGCTGCTATCTGCAATTATTACAGGCATTAGAAACACAATATGATTATTGCTACATCGACAAAATTGGGCACAATCCCTTATTCCCAGTTACTGAAAACTGGCATCTCCTTGTTGATGAGGTAATTGCCAGTGTAGAGCAACAATCAACAACGCCAGTTATTGCGGTAGGCCATTCATTAGGTGGTGTTCTAAGTTTGCTCGCAGCGATTGAAAAACCATCTTTATTTAAAGCAGTTGTGATGATTGACTCACCACTTTTAGGACGCTTTAAATCAAGTATAGTGCGCCTCGCGAAAGCTTTAGGAATTATTGATAGAGTCACGCCAGCATTTAGAACTCGCGGTAGGAGAGAGCATTGGCAGAGTGAAGAACAAATTATTGAATATCTTAAAAGTCGAGATCTATTTAAAACATTTGCGCCTGCGTGTTTACAGGATTATATTGAGCATGGATTAAGAAAAACTAAAGAGGGATATATACTGGAATTTGATCGCCATATAGAATATCTAATCTATCGCACAATACCGCATACCCTGCATGAATACGAAGGCAAATTAACGGTTCCAGCGACATTAATATATGGAGATAAAAGTACAGTAGTAGATCGTCTTGATATTCGCTACATGAAGAAGCACTACAATATATCAAGTGTAAAAATGAGCGGCACGCACATGCTTCCAATGGAAATGCCGGAACAAATAGCACACCAAATTTTTACTGTGCTTAATGCTATACTGAAAGGATGA
- a CDS encoding DUF1189 family protein, with product MTEGKKVLRKIDTPFYNYFQAIVLSFFSRRLYVDVGKRWKGFGLFYLLLVMFIFTLPFALRVVADFSVFFEQQLVEPIKQLPPIYIQNGIVSFDKPMPYLIKNKAGQVVAIVDTTGTVKSIDNTFPHLAALITKDKFFYRVPSPQFFFTKQPTKEKDPVYVQPLNENINQIFDGKTWVESSGLSKIKWVSQLIIYPTVALIFFAIYLVFLLVFSLMGQFLARLFFHITISYKQTCRLLAVSATPQIFFLLVGLTLDWLFPGFGLVLIILLAFYFSFAVIALKRESQKLVIS from the coding sequence ATGACTGAGGGAAAAAAAGTCTTAAGAAAAATTGACACTCCTTTTTATAATTATTTTCAAGCAATAGTACTCTCTTTCTTTAGTCGACGTTTATATGTCGATGTGGGTAAGCGATGGAAAGGATTTGGCCTATTTTATTTGCTATTGGTCATGTTTATATTCACACTTCCTTTTGCTCTGCGAGTTGTGGCTGACTTCAGTGTTTTTTTTGAACAACAACTCGTTGAGCCTATCAAACAACTGCCTCCGATTTATATTCAAAATGGAATCGTTTCATTTGATAAACCGATGCCTTATCTGATAAAAAATAAAGCAGGACAAGTGGTTGCTATTGTTGATACGACAGGTACAGTAAAGAGTATTGATAATACTTTCCCGCATTTGGCCGCCCTAATAACCAAAGATAAGTTTTTTTACCGGGTGCCTTCACCGCAATTCTTTTTCACAAAACAGCCCACTAAAGAAAAAGACCCTGTCTATGTTCAGCCGCTTAATGAAAATATTAATCAGATATTTGATGGTAAAACCTGGGTGGAGTCTTCCGGTTTATCTAAAATAAAATGGGTGTCCCAATTAATTATTTATCCCACTGTGGCGTTAATTTTCTTCGCTATTTATTTAGTTTTTCTATTAGTATTTTCATTGATGGGGCAATTTCTAGCACGATTATTTTTTCATATAACTATTAGCTATAAACAAACCTGTCGTTTACTGGCAGTGAGTGCAACTCCGCAAATATTTTTTCTACTAGTAGGTTTGACACTTGATTGGCTTTTCCCTGGATTTGGTTTGGTGCTAATTATCCTTTTAGCGTTTTATTTTAGTTTTGCGGTTATTGCTCTAAAACGTGAAAGTCAAAAACTGGTGATTTCGTGA
- the ugpA gene encoding sn-glycerol-3-phosphate ABC transporter permease UgpA — translation MAKYTQYKKLALILVFPQLLVTLLFFIWPALSAFIQAFFFSDAFGIHSRFAGLTNFIDLLKDPGYLQALYVTFIIAFFVTLITMGLGLLLAALVHARQKSQGFYKTLFLWPYAVAPAIAAILWRFLCQPTIGWVSDGLQHLGIHFNYLTNAKQALLVVILAASWQQLSYNFLFFFAALKAIPTSLIDAAIIDGASAWRRFWQIIFPLLSPTSFFLLIMNLIYAFFDTFGIIDVMTNGGPNSSTTTLIYKVYKDGFVGLDPGSSSAQSVMLMLMVIVLTLVQFRYLEKKVHYE, via the coding sequence ATGGCTAAATATACGCAATATAAAAAACTAGCATTAATTCTTGTCTTTCCTCAATTGCTAGTAACCTTATTATTCTTTATTTGGCCTGCACTAAGTGCGTTTATTCAAGCGTTTTTTTTTAGTGATGCTTTTGGTATACACAGTCGGTTTGCAGGTTTAACTAATTTTATCGATCTATTGAAAGATCCAGGTTATCTCCAGGCTTTGTATGTCACTTTTATCATTGCATTTTTTGTGACCTTGATAACGATGGGGTTAGGACTACTCCTGGCAGCTTTAGTACATGCCCGTCAAAAAAGTCAGGGATTTTATAAAACATTATTTCTCTGGCCGTATGCTGTTGCTCCCGCTATTGCTGCAATCTTGTGGCGTTTTCTATGTCAGCCCACAATAGGTTGGGTATCGGATGGATTACAGCATTTGGGTATTCATTTTAATTATCTGACCAATGCGAAACAGGCCTTGCTTGTTGTGATATTAGCAGCAAGTTGGCAACAATTGAGTTATAATTTTTTATTTTTCTTTGCAGCACTTAAAGCGATACCCACTTCCTTGATTGATGCGGCAATTATTGATGGCGCTTCAGCCTGGAGGAGATTTTGGCAAATTATTTTTCCGCTGTTATCACCCACAAGCTTTTTTTTACTAATCATGAATTTAATCTACGCATTTTTTGATACCTTTGGCATCATTGATGTTATGACAAACGGCGGACCTAATAGCAGTACTACAACCTTAATTTATAAAGTTTATAAAGATGGTTTTGTAGGATTGGACCCTGGAAGTTCATCAGCGCAATCAGTTATGCTAATGTTAATGGTTATTGTGCTCACCTTAGTTCAATTTCGCTACCTTGAAAAAAAGGTGCATTACGAATGA